In Oryza sativa Japonica Group chromosome 3, ASM3414082v1, one DNA window encodes the following:
- the LOC107278153 gene encoding uncharacterized protein produces MAEGKIRWSDDEIGIFLEACLEELSAMTITSTCPKPQGYKNLIQKMKERIGRNLTKDQVKYIWCQCRKRWMLWTWLESKATGIGRDPITQAIVADDNWWEDKDQKKDGARVFKDSPLKHIDLHCAIFSGRTVVGNHSAVAGAAPAPPQQPTPRPNINISQLLAQQQNIATLGEFQVQEKARGQQMKLALRGDRLQRRVEVTQPVMPCTG; encoded by the exons ATGGCGGAGGGTAAAATCCGATGGAGCGACGATGAAATTGGCATATTTCTTGAGGCATGCTTGGAGGAGTTGTCCGCAATGACCATAACATCCACTTGTCCAAAGCCGCAAGGCTACAAGAACCTCATACAGAAGATGAAGGAGAGAATCGGAAGAAACCTCACCAAGGATCAGGTGAAGTACATATGGTGTCAATGTCGTAAAAGGTGGATGCTTTGGACGTGGCTGGAATCAAAGGCTACCGGCATTGGCCGTGACCCGATAACTCAAGCCATTGTTGCTGACGACAATTGGTGGGAAGACAAGGACCAG AAAAAGGACGGAGCTCGTGTCTTCAAAGATTCCCCTCTCAAGCACATCGACCTTCACTGTGCTATTTTTTCGGGGCGCACAGTGGTAGGGAACCACTCTGCTGTTGCAGGCGCAGCACCAGCACCTCCTCAGCAGCCAACTCCAAGGCCCAACATCAATATCTCACAGCTGCTAGCTCAACAACAAAACATTGCGACTCTAGGAGAGTTTCAAGTGCAGGAAAAGGCAAGAGGCCAGCAGATGAAGCTGGCACTTCGAGGGGATCGGCTTCAAAGAAGAGTCGAAGTGACTCAGCCGGTGATGCCCTGCACCGGCTAG
- the LOC4333479 gene encoding uncharacterized protein — MASAVAASHQPAASVMARVDRLDLVVGHLEEMRRGGGGGRRSSCGGSPSTTTTTVSSNESGSSSVASTPRGMSCRPAKEALEEARAKGSLVDRIASLETRVLKMEEEMEVTSSDVRNTGSDEKQQRSAAGNKKAEKRKRLKSLVKSCVRGKLNTND, encoded by the exons ATGGCTtctgcggtggcggcgagccatcagccggcggcgagcgtgaTGGCGCGCGTGGACCGGCTGGACCTGGTGGTGGGGCACCTCGAGGAgatgcgccgcggcggcggcggcggaaggaggTCGTCATGCGGtggctcgccgtcgacgacgacgacgaccgtgaGTAGTAATGAGTCCGGGTCGTCGTCGGTGGCGAGCACGCCGAGGGGGATGAGCTGCCGGCCGGCGAAGGAGGCGCTGGAGGAGGCGCGGGCCAAGGGCAGCCTCGTCGACCGCATTGCCTCCCTCGAGACCAGAGTGCTCAAG atggaggaggagatggaggtgaCGTCGTCGGATGTGAGGAACACGGGCAGCGATGAGAAGCAGCAGCGGAGTGCAGCTGGCAATAAGAAggcggagaagaggaagaggttgAAGAGCTTGGTCAAGTCCTGCGTCAGGGGCAAACTCAACACCAACGACTGA